A single region of the bacterium genome encodes:
- the murG gene encoding undecaprenyldiphospho-muramoylpentapeptide beta-N-acetylglucosaminyltransferase, with product MAKIVFACGGTGGHIMPAIALANHFKQISGSTALKTEIVFIAAGDKQIMEIFKKNNFSCKLIQGGKLRRYFDWKNFTDIFKIMIGFFQSLWFLAKIKPDVIFSKGGYAGFPPVVAGRILGIPVIIHESDLVPGIANRLSALFASRIALGFQGSAKYFPGEKIVFTGNPIREELLKGTKEQARKEFGLKSNLPVILITGGSQGAKRLNEIILEILPEILGFSEVIHLVGTNNYEESKSLAENKNLKNAENYHAYPFLNEQMKEAYAAADLVISRAGANSISEILSLGKVSILVPLSTAANDHQAKNANHFSNLGATITIDEVNFDKKFLTEKIETLLKNPGERKKIEKKALSLAIPDARNRLSEEILSLIKP from the coding sequence ATGGCGAAAATCGTCTTTGCGTGCGGCGGAACCGGCGGACATATTATGCCGGCCATCGCTCTGGCCAATCACTTTAAACAAATTTCCGGCTCTACCGCTTTAAAAACAGAAATTGTATTCATTGCTGCCGGCGACAAGCAGATAATGGAAATTTTTAAAAAAAATAATTTTAGTTGTAAATTGATCCAAGGCGGCAAGTTAAGGCGTTATTTTGACTGGAAAAATTTCACCGATATATTTAAAATAATGATCGGTTTTTTTCAGTCGCTTTGGTTTTTGGCAAAAATAAAACCGGATGTTATTTTTAGCAAAGGCGGGTATGCCGGCTTCCCGCCGGTAGTCGCCGGTAGAATACTGGGCATTCCGGTGATCATTCATGAATCCGATCTGGTTCCGGGTATCGCCAATCGCTTGTCCGCGTTATTTGCGAGCCGTATCGCTCTCGGATTTCAAGGTTCCGCAAAATATTTTCCTGGGGAAAAAATAGTTTTCACCGGAAATCCTATACGGGAAGAATTATTAAAAGGAACTAAGGAACAAGCGAGAAAAGAATTCGGACTGAAAAGCAATTTACCCGTAATCCTAATTACAGGCGGCAGTCAAGGCGCCAAACGATTAAATGAAATAATTTTGGAAATACTACCGGAAATACTTGGCTTTTCTGAGGTAATACATCTGGTAGGCACAAATAATTACGAAGAATCAAAAAGCTTGGCAGAAAATAAAAATCTGAAAAATGCGGAAAATTATCACGCTTATCCTTTTCTTAATGAACAAATGAAAGAAGCTTACGCGGCCGCGGACCTCGTTATCAGCCGAGCCGGAGCAAATTCCATAAGCGAAATACTTTCTTTGGGAAAAGTCAGTATTCTTGTCCCGCTTTCAACAGCGGCAAACGATCATCAAGCAAAAAATGCGAACCATTTTTCAAATCTTGGTGCCACTATAACGATTGACGAAGTTAATTTTGACAAAAAATTCTTAACGGAAAAAATTGAAACTCTTCTAAAAAATCCGGGGGAAAGAAAAAAAATAGAAAAAAAAGCGCTGTCTTTAGCGATTCCCGATGCGCGAAACCGCCTTTCTGAAGAAATTTTATCTTTAATAAAACCATAA
- a CDS encoding MFS transporter — translation MAISLNIEKTTRDVTAAHFGVMFAYKLFSLYFPLFLSGRGFSLPEVGYAYLLIYLLFAIFSPIVGFLNHKINPAKLATAGIVGYGFYSLGMIFIHSPILFYFLQAMLGISAALFFVSIRAILISSPIKNYANSFGWFYSAPFYANAIAPLTGALVIWKFGFSGVFIVSLALQFLLAILFFTRFKNQKPDFLNKSFDLAKLRRNYADVFDKLKVSRMLPFFALSMIVLIFDGFYHAFFPLFLKSLGWSQNYILFFLSAFSLLFLPISFLIIRQFGKDGHQSESAIIKGSLIAAIFSIVLGIFAGFMNFFIILFLFLGKAAGVYIADTARSGFVAEKLKVNSEEAGAIDSVFSPLGTALGSLISGLLLGSLGFGLMFILGGVVAGLFGMAAGRNFLRSKK, via the coding sequence ATGGCCATCTCTCTTAATATTGAAAAAACCACTCGAGACGTCACAGCGGCGCATTTCGGAGTAATGTTCGCTTACAAACTTTTTTCTTTGTATTTTCCGCTGTTTTTGTCAGGGCGAGGATTTTCTTTGCCGGAAGTGGGTTATGCCTATTTATTGATTTATTTGCTGTTCGCGATTTTTTCGCCCATTGTCGGTTTTTTGAATCATAAAATTAATCCGGCTAAATTAGCCACGGCGGGCATTGTTGGGTATGGGTTCTATTCTTTGGGAATGATTTTTATTCATAGTCCCATTTTATTTTATTTTCTTCAGGCGATGCTTGGGATTTCCGCCGCTTTGTTTTTTGTTTCTATCCGGGCAATTTTGATTTCCTCTCCGATAAAAAATTACGCGAATTCGTTCGGCTGGTTTTATTCGGCTCCGTTTTATGCCAATGCGATTGCTCCTCTTACCGGAGCTTTAGTGATCTGGAAGTTTGGATTTTCCGGCGTTTTTATCGTGAGTTTGGCTTTGCAGTTTTTGCTCGCCATTTTATTTTTTACCAGGTTTAAAAATCAAAAGCCGGATTTTTTGAATAAATCTTTTGATTTGGCCAAGTTACGCCGTAATTACGCGGATGTTTTTGATAAATTGAAGGTGAGCCGGATGCTTCCTTTTTTCGCCTTATCAATGATAGTGTTAATTTTTGACGGATTTTATCACGCCTTTTTTCCTTTATTTCTCAAGAGTCTCGGTTGGTCACAAAATTATATTTTGTTTTTTTTATCCGCGTTTTCTCTTTTGTTTTTGCCAATTTCTTTTTTAATTATCAGGCAGTTTGGCAAAGATGGACATCAGAGCGAAAGCGCGATTATTAAAGGAAGCTTGATTGCCGCGATTTTTTCCATTGTACTGGGAATATTCGCCGGATTTATGAATTTTTTTATCATCCTTTTTCTTTTCTTGGGAAAAGCTGCCGGAGTTTATATCGCCGATACGGCGCGGAGCGGTTTTGTGGCTGAGAAGCTTAAGGTCAACTCCGAAGAAGCCGGAGCCATAGATTCGGTTTTTTCTCCATTAGGTACGGCTCTCGGCTCGCTGATTTCTGGTTTGCTTCTCGGTTCTCTGGGTTTTGGCCTGATGTTCATTCTCGGCGGTGTAGTAGCGGGATTGTTCGGAATGGCGGCAGGAAGAAATTTTTTACGCTCTAAAAAATGA
- a CDS encoding YvcK family protein — protein MEKNIVCFGGGNAMPKAILMPLKKYSTMITGITSMVDNGGSAGQLRVDFNVLPPGDIRRHILALSDAPQWKKDLWVFRFGHEVFDGGHKGHVFANAFIAGLENNLKDYGKALDVMHEFMEVNKKHRALPATIEKTQIYAELENGEIVKGEDEIDVPLKHDPKLKIKKVYLEPKAKAYPKALAEVEKADLITIGPGDLYSSAIPCLMMEGMSEAFKKSRAKKVLITNTMTKLGETNDFSVADFASEVEKYMGCPLDFVIYNSQTPAKERIEEYKKEEPAIMELVKADKGLDKNKFITGDLLLADGPVIYDPEKLVKLLMSL, from the coding sequence ATGGAAAAAAATATTGTTTGTTTTGGCGGAGGAAACGCTATGCCGAAGGCAATTTTGATGCCGCTTAAAAAATATTCAACGATGATTACCGGTATTACTTCAATGGTTGATAATGGCGGGTCAGCCGGGCAATTGAGAGTAGATTTTAACGTTTTGCCTCCGGGAGATATCAGACGGCATATTTTGGCTTTATCCGATGCACCTCAGTGGAAAAAAGATCTTTGGGTTTTCAGGTTTGGCCATGAAGTTTTTGACGGCGGGCACAAAGGGCATGTTTTTGCCAATGCTTTTATAGCGGGACTGGAAAATAATTTAAAGGATTATGGAAAAGCATTGGATGTGATGCATGAATTTATGGAAGTGAATAAAAAACACAGAGCTCTTCCGGCGACTATTGAGAAAACCCAGATTTACGCCGAATTGGAAAATGGAGAGATCGTAAAAGGCGAAGATGAAATTGATGTTCCTCTTAAGCATGATCCGAAACTGAAAATTAAAAAAGTTTATCTAGAGCCGAAGGCCAAGGCTTATCCGAAAGCGCTTGCGGAGGTGGAAAAAGCTGATTTGATAACTATCGGTCCGGGTGATCTGTATTCTTCCGCAATTCCTTGTTTGATGATGGAGGGAATGAGTGAAGCTTTTAAAAAATCCCGAGCGAAAAAAGTATTAATAACGAACACTATGACCAAGCTCGGCGAGACGAATGATTTTTCCGTGGCGGATTTTGCCAGCGAAGTGGAAAAATACATGGGTTGCCCGCTGGATTTCGTGATTTACAACAGTCAGACACCTGCGAAAGAAAGGATCGAAGAATACAAAAAAGAAGAGCCGGCGATAATGGAATTAGTAAAAGCGGATAAAGGACTGGATAAAAATAAATTTATAACCGGCGATCTGCTTTTGGCAGACGGACCAGTAATTTATGATCCGGAAAAATTGGTAAAATTATTAATGAGCCTATAA
- a CDS encoding sugar phosphate nucleotidyltransferase has product MQAILLAAGESSRFWPLAEKKHKSLIKIMGKSLIEWTVEAVARAGVKDIIIVHSPNSQIEKFLGDGSLFGVKLSYLVQKEAKGMGDAVMQAESLIKDSFFVLNPDIFNADKFLKIMLAKQKETGAKMVLLGAKTDKPWKYGMLDFKGDKANSIIEKPAQGKEPSNIKAVGIYLLPKVFFSYYRKVKEHMYAYEDALSLFMKENDTRLAITEEETPSLKYPWDLFKDSQIMIDALIKEQKISKNVKIAKSAIIEGPVWIGENSIIFEHAVIKGPCYIGNGCTIGNNTLIRKYVNLEDGVLIGANAEVTRSIFQSRSHTHSGFFGDSIIGEDVKIGAGTITANIRVDRHEIRPIVKSERVETKLAALGAIIGDRTHLGIAVNLMPGVLVGCDSKIGPNSLVRENISNNVVLYTEFKNIVKKNTKAND; this is encoded by the coding sequence ATGCAAGCAATTTTATTGGCCGCGGGAGAATCATCGAGATTTTGGCCGTTGGCGGAAAAAAAACATAAGTCTCTTATAAAAATAATGGGAAAATCATTGATCGAGTGGACGGTGGAAGCGGTGGCGCGAGCCGGCGTCAAAGATATTATTATCGTGCATTCGCCGAATTCTCAAATAGAAAAATTTCTTGGAGATGGCTCTCTTTTCGGCGTAAAGCTTTCGTATCTCGTTCAAAAAGAAGCCAAAGGGATGGGCGATGCGGTAATGCAGGCGGAATCATTGATCAAAGATTCGTTTTTTGTCTTAAATCCGGATATTTTTAACGCTGATAAGTTTTTGAAAATAATGCTTGCCAAGCAGAAAGAAACCGGCGCAAAAATGGTTCTACTTGGCGCCAAAACAGACAAGCCATGGAAATACGGGATGCTTGACTTTAAAGGCGATAAGGCAAATTCAATCATTGAAAAGCCGGCGCAAGGAAAAGAGCCTTCGAATATTAAGGCGGTTGGGATTTATTTATTGCCCAAAGTTTTTTTTTCTTATTATCGTAAGGTTAAAGAGCATATGTATGCTTATGAAGATGCGCTCTCGCTTTTTATGAAAGAAAATGATACGCGTCTCGCGATCACCGAAGAAGAAACTCCAAGCTTGAAATATCCCTGGGATCTTTTTAAAGATAGTCAGATAATGATAGACGCGCTTATTAAAGAACAAAAGATTAGCAAGAACGTAAAAATTGCCAAAAGCGCTATTATCGAGGGACCGGTTTGGATAGGAGAAAATTCAATTATATTTGAGCACGCGGTTATTAAAGGTCCTTGCTATATTGGAAATGGCTGCACTATTGGCAATAATACTTTGATTAGGAAATATGTAAATTTAGAAGACGGGGTTTTAATTGGCGCGAATGCGGAAGTTACTCGTTCGATTTTTCAATCGCGGAGTCATACACATTCCGGATTTTTCGGCGATTCTATTATTGGAGAAGATGTAAAAATTGGCGCCGGAACGATCACTGCTAATATTCGGGTAGATAGGCATGAAATTAGGCCGATAGTAAAAAGCGAAAGAGTAGAAACTAAACTCGCGGCACTGGGCGCGATTATTGGCGATCGGACACATTTGGGAATTGCCGTAAATTTAATGCCCGGGGTGCTAGTCGGATGCGATTCAAAGATTGGACCCAATTCTTTGGTCAGGGAAAATATTTCCAATAATGTTGTTTTATACACGGAATTTAAAAATATTGTTAAAAAAAATACAAAAGCCAATGATTAA
- a CDS encoding HAD family hydrolase: protein MIKAIIFDADGTLYGVRTERAYKAAADFLETRTGVKADKILTEWKKTIDKINFFIPDARDPQKRDRRYALKKTLEALELQGKNTDKIVGEALDIFWRMAIEDLEVSPFCLSAVKELNKEYVLAVVSEEFKKNLVRKINQAFSSWEKYFKFLITPEDTGAMKPSEKYYIEAMKKLNLFPSEILAVGDSEERDIAPAKKLGIKTLIFNFKEAESLLEKVNKLI from the coding sequence ATGATTAAAGCTATAATATTTGATGCTGACGGAACGCTTTATGGGGTGAGGACAGAACGCGCATATAAGGCGGCGGCTGATTTTTTGGAAACTCGCACTGGCGTTAAGGCGGATAAAATCTTAACGGAGTGGAAAAAAACAATTGATAAAATTAATTTTTTTATTCCTGATGCTCGAGATCCTCAAAAGCGCGATCGGCGATATGCGCTTAAAAAAACGCTTGAAGCGCTTGAATTGCAGGGTAAAAATACAGATAAAATTGTCGGCGAGGCGCTGGATATTTTTTGGCGCATGGCGATAGAAGACCTGGAAGTTTCTCCTTTTTGCTTATCCGCGGTTAAAGAGCTTAATAAAGAATATGTATTAGCGGTAGTCAGTGAGGAGTTCAAAAAAAACTTGGTTCGCAAAATCAATCAGGCTTTTAGTTCTTGGGAAAAATATTTTAAATTTTTGATCACGCCTGAAGATACTGGCGCTATGAAGCCTTCGGAAAAATATTATATTGAGGCAATGAAAAAACTGAATTTATTCCCGTCGGAAATCTTAGCGGTTGGGGATTCCGAAGAGCGGGATATTGCGCCGGCAAAAAAACTCGGGATCAAGACTTTGATTTTTAATTTTAAGGAAGCGGAAAGTTTGTTGGAAAAAGTGAATAAATTGATTTAA
- the leuS gene encoding leucine--tRNA ligase, which yields MNNKYKPEIIEKKWQETWKELGIYKTKDLAKKPKFYALDMFPYPSGVGLHVGHPKGYIATDVISRKKILEGCNVLHPMGWDAFGLPTENYAIKNKIHPRIATEKNIETFKNQLEKFGFTYDWDREINTTDPEFYKWTQWIFLKMFERGLAYQSDEPVNWCPSCKTVLANEDLEGGLCERCGTQVVQKKMKQWVLKMTAYADRLLYDLDTENLDWEELIKEQQKNWIGRSEGATIKFEIKNSKLSFDVFTTRLDTIFGCTYCVVAPEHSLIQKFKNEIENYSEVEKYIVQAQNKTEMERTALAKEKTGVELKGVKAVNPFTNEEIPVWVADYVLGFYGTGAVMAVPAHDERDFEFAKKYGLPIKVTIRPTVVSIAGISILGEKAKEKAIAAGYREKEQFLKGEKAFCKDGALINSEKYNSLTSEKAREEMTKWLEEKNIGKKKVNYKMRDWVFSRQRYWGEPIPIIHCAKCGAVGVPEKDLPVKLPEVKSYEPTGTGESPLAKISEWVNVKCPKCGGAAKRETNTMPQWAGSSWYYLRYVDPKNKKALVDKNKEKSWMPVDLYVGGAEHATRHLLYARFWHKFLFDIGVVSTEEPFKKLFHVGLILASDGRKMSKRWGNVINPDDVIREFGADSFRLYEMFMGPFSQSVSWSTKGVVGMRRFLERIWQLNDKCQMTNVKSMSNDKLERLIHKTIKKVGEDIEGFKFNTAISTLMILSNEFEKHEKVPKDHFEKFLILLSPFAPHIAEELWLAVGNKKSIFLFEWPKYDPNLVKEEEIELVMQINGKVKDKIKAAADISENEAKKIALASEKIKKVIEGKEIKKVIFVKGRLINIVI from the coding sequence ATGAATAACAAATATAAGCCAGAAATCATTGAGAAGAAATGGCAAGAGACATGGAAAGAGTTAGGGATTTATAAAACAAAAGATTTGGCTAAAAAACCGAAGTTTTATGCTTTGGATATGTTTCCGTATCCTTCCGGCGTCGGGCTTCACGTTGGGCACCCGAAAGGATATATTGCTACGGACGTGATTTCGAGAAAAAAAATTCTTGAAGGGTGTAATGTTCTTCACCCGATGGGCTGGGATGCTTTTGGTTTACCCACGGAAAATTACGCCATAAAAAATAAGATTCATCCGCGGATTGCGACTGAAAAAAATATAGAAACTTTTAAAAATCAACTGGAAAAATTCGGTTTTACTTATGATTGGGATCGGGAGATCAATACTACTGATCCGGAATTTTACAAATGGACGCAGTGGATATTTTTAAAAATGTTCGAGCGTGGCTTGGCGTATCAATCCGATGAACCGGTGAATTGGTGTCCGAGTTGTAAGACGGTTCTCGCCAATGAGGATCTGGAAGGCGGACTTTGCGAGCGGTGCGGAACTCAGGTAGTGCAAAAAAAGATGAAGCAGTGGGTTTTAAAAATGACGGCGTACGCGGACAGATTGCTTTATGATCTGGATACGGAAAATTTGGACTGGGAAGAATTGATCAAAGAACAGCAAAAAAACTGGATCGGCCGGAGCGAGGGCGCAACCATTAAATTTGAAATTAAAAATTCAAAATTATCTTTTGATGTTTTTACCACACGGCTGGATACGATTTTCGGCTGTACTTATTGCGTGGTGGCGCCGGAACATTCTTTGATTCAAAAATTTAAGAACGAAATTGAAAATTATAGCGAAGTGGAAAAATACATAGTTCAAGCACAAAATAAAACCGAGATGGAGCGAACGGCTTTGGCCAAAGAAAAAACCGGCGTGGAACTAAAGGGTGTTAAAGCGGTCAATCCGTTTACCAATGAGGAAATCCCGGTTTGGGTGGCGGATTACGTGCTGGGATTTTACGGCACTGGCGCGGTAATGGCCGTGCCGGCGCACGATGAGAGGGATTTTGAATTTGCGAAGAAATATGGTTTGCCGATTAAAGTAACTATTAGGCCTACAGTTGTGTCGATTGCCGGGATATCGATATTGGGAGAGAAAGCGAAAGAGAAAGCGATAGCAGCAGGATATAGAGAAAAAGAGCAGTTTTTAAAAGGCGAAAAAGCATTTTGTAAAGATGGCGCATTAATAAATTCTGAAAAATATAATAGTTTAACTTCGGAAAAAGCTCGTGAAGAGATGACTAAATGGTTGGAAGAAAAAAATATTGGCAAGAAAAAAGTTAATTATAAAATGCGCGATTGGGTTTTTTCCAGGCAAAGATATTGGGGCGAACCGATTCCCATTATTCACTGCGCCAAATGCGGCGCGGTGGGAGTGCCGGAAAAAGATCTGCCGGTGAAACTTCCGGAGGTTAAAAGTTATGAGCCAACTGGCACCGGCGAATCGCCTTTGGCAAAGATCAGTGAATGGGTGAATGTGAAATGTCCGAAATGCGGCGGCGCGGCTAAAAGAGAAACAAACACAATGCCGCAGTGGGCCGGCTCCAGCTGGTATTATCTAAGATATGTTGATCCGAAAAATAAAAAGGCACTAGTGGATAAAAATAAAGAAAAATCTTGGATGCCGGTTGATCTGTATGTAGGCGGCGCGGAACATGCCACGCGGCATTTGCTTTATGCTCGCTTCTGGCATAAATTTTTATTTGATATTGGTGTTGTGAGCACGGAGGAACCGTTCAAAAAACTTTTCCACGTGGGTTTGATTTTGGCTTCCGACGGCCGCAAGATGAGCAAGCGCTGGGGCAACGTGATCAATCCGGATGATGTTATTCGTGAATTTGGCGCGGATTCATTTCGTCTTTACGAGATGTTTATGGGGCCTTTTTCACAGTCGGTTAGTTGGAGCACAAAGGGTGTGGTAGGAATGAGAAGATTCTTGGAGAGAATATGGCAATTAAATGACAAATGTCAAATGACAAATGTCAAATCAATGTCAAATGACAAATTAGAGCGGTTAATCCATAAGACGATTAAGAAAGTCGGGGAGGATATTGAAGGATTTAAATTTAATACGGCGATCTCGACGTTGATGATTTTATCGAATGAGTTTGAAAAACACGAAAAAGTTCCGAAAGATCATTTTGAAAAGTTTTTAATTTTATTGAGTCCTTTTGCTCCGCATATTGCGGAAGAATTATGGCTGGCGGTCGGAAATAAAAAAAGCATATTTTTATTCGAGTGGCCGAAATATGATCCGAACTTGGTAAAAGAAGAAGAAATAGAACTGGTAATGCAAATTAACGGCAAAGTAAAGGACAAAATAAAAGCTGCGGCGGATATTTCGGAAAATGAAGCGAAAAAAATAGCGCTGGCAAGTGAAAAAATTAAGAAAGTGATTGAAGGCAAAGAAATTAAAAAAGTGATATTTGTGAAAGGAAGATTAATTAATATAGTTATTTAG
- the glmS gene encoding glutamine--fructose-6-phosphate transaminase (isomerizing), with the protein MCGIIGYTGPQKTLDILISGLKNLEYRGYDSAGVAIAGNKNNIFSLKAKGRILVLENLLKEIGNMEHDRAGISHTRWATHGIPNETNAHPHQDCTGKIWVVHNGIIENYRALRKKLESEGHKFVSETDTEVLSHLIEKYYKGVLEDAVRLALREVIGAYGIAVISASEPDKIVAARLSSPLIIGIGDGEAFVASDVSAVINFTRKVIYLDDSEMVIITPKNYKIMDLENHVVEKQIKEIGWEMQEAKKGGFSHFIFKEIYEEPEAIKNAIRGRINKEEGIAKLGGLEMAKKQLAEIERLVIVSCGTASYAGKVGEYMMEEYAGIATEAEVGSEFRYKKPILDKKTAVLAISQSGETADTLMAVREAKLKGSFTFGLVNTVGSSIARECGVGVYNHAGLEVAVPASKSFVSQLSILALITVFLGRQRQMSNVMGTRILNELENLPVLAQKILEQDNNIKNLAKKYSSYKNFLYLGRKYNYPIALEGALKLKELAHCIHAEGYPAGEMKHGPISMIDEDFPSIVIAPSDSVYDKMFNAVQELKARNGKVIAIVTEGNEEMKNFADDVIYIPKTLEMLTPILSVIPLHLFACHMGVFHNCDIDKPRNLAKSVTVE; encoded by the coding sequence ATGTGTGGAATAATCGGCTATACTGGCCCTCAAAAAACTTTAGACATTTTAATTTCAGGATTGAAAAATCTTGAATATCGCGGTTATGATTCCGCGGGTGTTGCCATAGCGGGCAATAAAAATAATATTTTTTCTTTAAAAGCAAAAGGGCGGATTTTGGTTTTGGAAAATCTTTTGAAAGAAATTGGCAATATGGAACACGACAGAGCGGGTATTAGCCATACGCGCTGGGCGACGCACGGAATTCCCAATGAAACCAATGCTCATCCGCATCAAGATTGTACCGGAAAAATTTGGGTGGTGCATAACGGCATTATTGAAAACTATCGCGCTCTTAGGAAAAAACTCGAATCCGAAGGGCATAAATTTGTTTCCGAAACCGATACCGAGGTTTTATCGCATTTGATAGAAAAATACTATAAAGGTGTGTTGGAAGACGCAGTGCGTCTGGCGCTTAGGGAAGTTATTGGCGCTTACGGAATTGCCGTGATTTCCGCTTCTGAACCGGATAAGATCGTTGCCGCGCGATTATCCAGTCCTTTGATCATTGGCATCGGAGATGGCGAGGCTTTTGTGGCCTCGGATGTTTCGGCAGTTATCAATTTTACCAGAAAGGTAATCTATTTGGATGATTCCGAAATGGTGATCATAACTCCAAAAAACTACAAGATCATGGATTTGGAAAATCATGTGGTAGAAAAACAGATTAAGGAAATTGGTTGGGAAATGCAAGAGGCGAAAAAAGGCGGTTTTTCCCATTTTATTTTTAAAGAAATTTATGAAGAACCAGAGGCGATCAAGAACGCTATTCGAGGAAGAATAAACAAAGAAGAAGGTATCGCGAAGCTTGGTGGGCTCGAAATGGCAAAAAAACAATTGGCCGAAATTGAAAGATTGGTAATTGTGTCTTGCGGAACTGCGTCTTATGCAGGAAAAGTGGGAGAATATATGATGGAAGAATATGCCGGTATCGCCACTGAAGCGGAAGTCGGTTCTGAGTTCAGATATAAAAAACCGATTTTAGATAAAAAAACTGCGGTGTTGGCTATAAGCCAATCAGGCGAAACTGCTGATACTCTGATGGCAGTTCGGGAAGCAAAGTTAAAAGGATCTTTTACCTTTGGGCTGGTTAATACAGTAGGGTCGAGTATTGCGCGCGAGTGCGGCGTTGGTGTTTATAATCATGCCGGCCTTGAAGTGGCTGTGCCGGCCAGCAAAAGTTTTGTTTCCCAATTGTCTATTTTAGCGCTTATTACCGTTTTTTTAGGGCGCCAAAGGCAAATGTCAAATGTAATGGGCACGCGTATTCTAAATGAATTGGAAAACTTGCCGGTTTTGGCTCAAAAGATATTAGAACAGGATAATAATATAAAAAATCTTGCGAAAAAGTATTCAAGCTATAAAAACTTTTTGTACTTAGGGAGAAAATATAATTATCCGATCGCTTTGGAAGGGGCGCTCAAACTTAAGGAATTAGCCCATTGCATTCACGCGGAAGGATATCCGGCAGGTGAAATGAAACATGGGCCGATCTCTATGATTGATGAAGATTTTCCGTCTATAGTTATTGCTCCAAGTGACAGCGTTTATGACAAGATGTTTAATGCCGTGCAAGAATTAAAAGCGCGGAATGGGAAAGTTATCGCGATCGTTACCGAAGGTAATGAGGAAATGAAAAATTTTGCCGATGATGTGATATATATTCCCAAAACCCTTGAAATGCTTACGCCTATTTTATCCGTTATTCCCCTTCATCTTTTTGCCTGCCATATGGGAGTATTCCATAATTGCGATATCGATAAGCCTAGGAATTTGGCTAAATCAGTGACCGTAGAATAA
- a CDS encoding glycosyltransferase translates to MRIGIFTNYFPPSVGGLENSVLSLYDGLKKAGHEVFIFAPKYSSLDKEEKNIFRCRSLRFKYKGYQYAITVPFLFGMDSVVKNLHLDIIHSQQPFLLGDEALKFSKTLSIPLVFTYHTKYEDHLHYIPFISKLIPKTYIINKAIAYLNQCDGVIAPSSSIKKFILSHGAKPSISVIPSGINIEKFSKDGDGRKRIREKYKISNDEVVLVTTSRIAEEKNVKFLINSFSKIFNNNKNVKFIIVGDGPLKKTLEQMSKELGLEKNIIFTGWISQEKIVAYYQASDIFVFASLTETQGLVVAEAIVSGLPVVAINASGTEDAVVNGENGFLVENSVDDFSEKALKIINDIELRKKMAAQAKISSKKFSQELWIKKIISLYESLL, encoded by the coding sequence ATGCGAATAGGAATATTTACTAATTATTTTCCACCTTCGGTAGGCGGGCTTGAGAACTCGGTGCTAAGCCTTTACGACGGTTTAAAAAAAGCCGGCCACGAAGTTTTTATTTTTGCTCCCAAATATTCTAGTCTGGATAAAGAAGAAAAAAATATTTTCAGATGCAGAAGCCTTCGGTTTAAATATAAGGGGTATCAATATGCCATTACTGTGCCTTTTTTGTTCGGTATGGATTCCGTGGTAAAAAATTTACATTTGGACATAATTCATAGCCAGCAGCCTTTTTTACTGGGAGATGAAGCTTTAAAATTTTCCAAAACTTTGAGCATACCCCTTGTTTTTACTTATCACACGAAGTACGAAGATCATTTGCATTATATCCCTTTTATTTCCAAGCTTATTCCTAAAACCTATATTATCAACAAAGCGATCGCTTATCTTAATCAATGCGATGGAGTGATTGCGCCTTCTTCTTCCATAAAAAAATTTATTCTGAGCCACGGAGCAAAGCCGTCGATATCGGTTATTCCAAGCGGAATAAATATAGAGAAGTTCAGTAAAGACGGCGATGGAAGAAAAAGGATAAGAGAAAAATACAAGATTAGCAATGATGAGGTTGTGCTTGTTACCACCAGCCGAATTGCTGAAGAAAAAAACGTAAAATTTTTGATAAATTCTTTTTCGAAGATCTTTAACAATAATAAAAACGTAAAATTTATTATTGTTGGCGACGGTCCTTTGAAAAAAACTCTTGAGCAGATGTCCAAAGAACTTGGTCTTGAGAAAAATATTATTTTTACCGGATGGATTTCACAGGAAAAAATTGTGGCTTATTATCAGGCAAGTGATATTTTTGTTTTTGCATCTTTGACCGAAACGCAAGGTTTGGTGGTGGCGGAAGCTATAGTTTCCGGTTTGCCGGTTGTGGCGATCAATGCCAGTGGAACGGAAGATGCGGTTGTTAACGGAGAAAATGGATTTTTAGTTGAAAATTCAGTAGATGATTTTTCCGAAAAAGCGCTGAAAATCATTAATGATATCGAGTTGAGAAAGAAAATGGCTGCTCAGGCAAAAATAAGTTCTAAAAAATTTTCACAAGAATTGTGGATAAAAAAAATCATAAGCTTGTACGAAAGTTTGCTATAG